In Diabrotica undecimpunctata isolate CICGRU chromosome 4, icDiaUnde3, whole genome shotgun sequence, a single genomic region encodes these proteins:
- the LOC140439024 gene encoding uncharacterized protein → MASTFIVYTAFTKAFDRINHKILINNLGSLGIQGELLERLLSYLTEQIVRVQGFQSFEIKVLSGVPQGSHLGPLLDRTDASRASGGVAILVNKSIEAIQIPIVSDLEAVAIRIISTSLVSICNVYLPSDKQVSSDSFCRLLEQLPRPRIILGDFNAHNIIWGSDHTSVRGSSIADILDQLNINFLNDGSPTRFNISTGYSSCIDLTLCDPNLAHCLSWDAQTYTYGSDHFPILIRNHNYPSSGPIFISKWRIKNSNWQEFSQYIDNNISSLDITDDVNSNVEQFNQLILSAAHKFIGKSKSVKGRCPVPWWNDRCATAIRESKSALNRYKKHKTSENKLKFKMLKARAQLTVKTAKQFSWNKYVSEINSNTPLSDVWNKVRKISGLHTSYNFTGLKENNNFITSSSDIANIFGRIYQGHSSNQQYTANFLKAKEFAEQNPIYLFEAQNNSLNHPITFQEINSSILNLKDSSPGPDDIPSAFLKHLPVSAITLENGTPQGSILSPTLFLVAINDIIKNIQAPLQARLYADDLVVSIKGKNISSMSSILQNFLDTLENWSNFTGFQFSVEKSIGVVFSSSSLPQPPNLRMYEKQLEFRDHHKFLGLIFDSKLTWKNHISELILSCNKRLNVLRSLCNKNWGSDQSTLLLLYKSLIRSKLDYGAIAYSTANKSLLKSLDIIHNKSLRLILGAFPTTPVSSIYALLGEPSLHHRRMYLALSHAASVASNTSKPIHQNTFTNKYLNLFQGIRYTKKPYYERIKSILQNLNINFPEVFSSDIKYPEPWLIDIPTCDASLEYLDKSNTHHSLIRSKFEALINKYPDYHKIYTDASKSEDGVGASIVSSENNLLFRLPPACSTYSAELYAIYRATSLL, encoded by the exons ATGGCTTCCACGTTCATTGTATACACAGCCTTTACAAAGGCTTTTGACCGGATAAATCACAAGATTTTAATCAATAACTTGGGGAGTCTGGGTATCCAGGGTGAACTTTTAGAAAGGTTGTTATCCTACCTAACTGAACAAATAGTACGTGTTCAGGGCTTTCAATCGTTTGAGATTAAGGTACTTTcaggagtaccacaaggatcacACTTGGGACCTCTTCTAG ACCGTACAGATGCAAGTCGTGCAAGCGGTGGTGTAGCAATACTAGTAAACAAATCCATCGAGGCGATACAAATTCCAATAGTCAGTGATTTGGAGGCCGTTGCTATCAGAATCATATCTACCAGTTTAGTATCTATTTGTAATGTTTACCTTCCTTCTGACAAACAAGTCAGTTCTGATAGCTTTTGCAGGTTATTAGAGCAACTGCCACGTCCTCGTATAATTCTAGGCGACTTTAATGCTCACAACATAATATGGGGTTCAGATCACACGTCTGTCAGAGGTTCAAGTATTGCCGATATCTTAGATCaacttaatataaattttcttaatgATGGTAGCCCTACAAGATTCAATATTTCAACAGGATATTCCTCATGCATCGATTTAACTCTCTGCGACCCAAATTTAGCTCATTGTCTCAGTTGGGACGCTCAAACCTATACATATGGTAGTGACCATTTTCCAATCCTAATTAGAAACCATAATTATCCCTCATCAGGACCCATATTCATATCTaagtggagaataaaaaattcaaattggCAAGAATTCTCCCAATATATCGATAATAACATTTCCAGTTTGGATATAACAGACGATGTTAACTCGAATGTAGAACAGTTTAATCAACTTATCTTAAGCGCCGCCCACAAATTTATTGGTAAATCTAAATCTGTTAAGGGCCGATGTCCTGTACCATGGTGGAATGACCGTTGTGCTACAGCAATCCGTGAAAGTAAATCAGCCCTAAACCGatacaaaaaacataaaacatccgaaaataaattaaaattcaaaatgctAAAAGCAAGGGCACAGCTAACTGTCAAAACGGCTAAACAATTTTCATGGAACAAATACGTATCGGAAATTAATAGCAATACTCCCCTCTCTGATGTCTGGAACAAAGTTAGGAAAATTTCTGGTTTACATACTTCATATAATTTCACGgggctaaaagaaaataataatttcataacatCGAGCAGCGATATTGCAAACATTTTTGGAAGAATCTATCAAGGCCACTCATCGAATCAACAGTATACGGCCAATTTTCTCAAAGCCAAAGAATTCGCCGAACAAAATCCCATTTATCTGTTTGAAGCACAAAACAATTCATTAAACCATCCCATCACTTTTCAAGAGATAAACTCATCTATTCTTAACTTGAAGGACTCTAGTCCGGGGCCTGATGAtattccttcagcatttctgaAACATCTCCCTGTTTCAGCCATAAC ttTGGAAAATGGTACACCCCAAGGATCCATACTCAGTCCAACACTATTTCTGGTAGCAATAAACGACATCATCAAAAACATTCAAGCACCCTTACAGGCTCGtttatacgctgatgacctagTGGTATCtattaaaggtaaaaatattTCCTCAATGTCATCAATCCTTCAAAACTTTTTAGATACTCTCGAAAATTGGTCCAACTTTACAGGTTTTCAATTTTCAGTAGAAAAATCAATAGGAGTCGTATTCTCTTCAAGTTCCTTGCCACAACCTCCTAACCTAAGAATGTATGAGAAACAGCTGGAGTTTAGAGATCACCACAAATTCTTGGGTTTAATCTTTGATTCAAAGTTAACATGGAAAAATCACATCTCAGAACTAATCCTTTCCTGCAATAAAAGATTAAATGTTTTAAGATCTCTCTGTAATAAAAACTGGGGCTCAGACCAATCCACTCTACTCCTcctgtataaatctttaatacGTTCTAAGCTAGATTATGGAGCAATTGCCTATTCCACTGCTAATAAATCTCTACTGAAATCATTAGATATTATTCATAACAAAAGTCTCAGATTAATCTTAGGGGCTTTCCCAACTACACCTGTATCCAGCATTTATGCTCTTTTAGGAGAACCATCGCTACATCACCGCCGCATGTACCTCGCTCTATCACATGCAGCCTCAGTCGCGAGCAATACTTCAAAGCCAATACATCaaaatacttttacaaataaatatttaaacttatttcAAGGTATTCGCTATACTAAAAAACCATATTACGAAAGAATTAAATCCATTCTTCAAAACCTAAACATCAATTTTCCGGAGGTTTTCTCCTCGGATATTAAATACCCCGAGCCTTGGCTGATCGATATACCAACTTGCGATGCATCTCTAGAGTATTTAGATAAATCTAATACACATCATTCTCTAATTCGGTCCAAGTTTGAGGCCCTCATAAATAAGTACCCCGACTACCATAaaatctacacagatgcatctaaatccGAAGACGGAGTGGGGGCATCAATCGTTTCTTCAGAAAACAATCTTCTTTTCCGTTTACCCCCAGCATGCAGCACATATTCAGCTGAACTCTATGCCATATACCGTGCT acctCCCTCTTGTAA